One part of the Phacochoerus africanus isolate WHEZ1 chromosome 7, ROS_Pafr_v1, whole genome shotgun sequence genome encodes these proteins:
- the SCAF11 gene encoding protein SCAF11 isoform X6 has product MGGKKNAIIKTNKPRRSNQCTNHCFRNFFSNIFSSSSHTGESSFTCTAYCTEFIEGSEISALIRQKRQELELSWFPDTLPGAERIGFIPWNIETEVLPLISSVLPRTIFPSSTISLENFGTSCKGYALAHTQEGEEKKQTSGTSNTRGSRRKPAATTPTRRSTRNTRAEPVSQSQRSPISNHSGCDAPDNSNPSVSVSSSAESEKQTRQPPKRKSLRRGRKPPLLKKKLRSSVPPHEKSSSSDSVDEEMAESDIPSVLEKENQSEVESSDTVQVNRENEPANGLRSCSGLIEENEERTETSDTEERVESSYSGSGAQDPPVLVGEEEEIKKVKNTGIEANVLCLESEISENISEKGGDPLENQDQIAGPTDSEVRADTFTDHPPDDFLPCSGPEIEVHQSVSSLGDLPVNAESVANEEKVMESPVVEMIDHKDSTVKTEQFGDSPKLESSEGGITQTVDRKSIKSSEVGHVENENVEIIATCNTSGNENFNSIQDSENNSLKNNLNTQLDKSLEEKTESLVEHSKTTELPKTHIEQIEKHFSEDNNEMIPMECESFCSDQNESEIEPSVNADAKQLNENSVEHSFQKNMSSSDPVKEKVESVSQPSESPIDTIEKAKKPRTRRSRFHSPSTTWSPNKDTAREKKRSQSPSPRRETGKESRKSQSPSPKKESARGRKSSRSQSPKKDSGRERRPSQSRSPKRDGTKEGKRSESLSPKRDTSRENRRSQPRVKGSSPREKSRSQSGERESDRDGPRRDRDRERRTRRWSRSRSRSRSPSRSRTKSKSSSFGRNDRDSYSPRWKERWANDGWRCPRGNERYRKNDPEKQSENTRKEKNDVCPDASDSNSADKHRNDCPNWVTEKINSGPDPRTRNPEKLKDSHWEEKRNENSGNSWNKNFGSGWRSNRGRGNRGRGTYRGGFAYTDQNENRWQNRKPLSGNSNSSGNETLKFVEQQPYKRKSEQEFSFDTPADRSGWTSASSWAVRKTLPADVQNYYSRRGRNSSGPQSGWTRQEEETTEQDSNLKDQTNQQGDGSQLPINMMQPQMNVMPQQMNAQHQPMNIFPYPVGVHAPLMNIQRNPFNIHPQLPLHLHTGVPLMQVAAPTSVSQGLPPPPPPPPPSQQVGYIASQPDGKQLQGIPSASHVSNNMSTPVLPALTAAPGNTGTVQGPSSGNTSSSSHSKASNAAVKLAESKVSVTVEASADSSKTDKKLQIQERAAQEVKLAIKPFYQNKDITKEEYKEIVRKAVDKVCHSKSGEVNSTKVANLVKAYVDKYKYSRKGSQKKTLEETVSTDKNIG; this is encoded by the exons AATTGGTTTTATACCCTGGAATATTGAAACAGAAGTCCTTCCTCTCATCTCTTCTGTGTTGCCAAGAACTATTTTTCCATCAAGTACCATATCTTTAGAAAATTTTG GTACTTCTTGCAAAGGGTATGCATTAGCACATActcaagaaggagaagagaagaaacaaacttcTGGTACCTCAAACACCAGAGGGTCAAGACGAAAACCTGCAGCAACAACTCCTACAAGGAGATCTACACGTAACACGAGAGCTGAACCAGTCAGTCAATCTCAGAGATCCCCAATATCAAATCATTCTGGGTGTGATGCCCCAGATAACAGTAATCCATCTGTGAGTGTTTCCTCTTCAGCTGAGTCAGAAAAGCAAACGAGGCAGCCTCCAAAACGGAAGtctttaagaagaggaagaaaaccacCTTTACTGAAAAAGAAACTTCGGAGTTCTGTACCTCCCCATGAAAAATCATCTTCCAGTGATTCAGTAGATGAAGAAATGGCAGAATCTGACATACCATCTGtgttagagaaagaaaaccaatcaGAGGTAGAAAGTAGTGACACTGTGCAGGTAAATAGAGAAAATGAGCCTGCTAATGGCTTGAGAAGTTGTAGTGGGTtaatagaagaaaatgaggaaCGTACTGAGACCAGTGATACAGAGGAAAGAGTGGAATCTTCATATTCTGGATCTGGTGCCCAAGATCCTCCTGTGCTAgttggagaggaggaagaaattaaaaaagttaAGAATACAGGTATAGAGGCTAATGTTTTATGTCTGGAAAGTgagatttctgaaaatatttctgaaaaaggaGGTGATCCGTTGGAAAATCAAGACCAAATAGCTGGACCTACAGATTCAGAGGTAAGAGCAGATACATTTACAGATCATCCTCCAGATGATTTTCTTCCATGTTCAGGACCTGAAATTGAAGTACACCAATCAGTATCAAGCCTAGGTGACTTACCTGTGAATGCAGAGTCAGTGGCTAATGAAGAAAAAGTTATGGAGAGTCCTGTAGTAGAAATGATTGATCATAAAGATTCTACAGTAAAAACAGAGCAGTTTGGTGACAGCCCAAAATTAGAATCTTCTGAGGGTGGAATTACACAAACAGTGGACAGAAAATCTATTAAGAGCTCAGAGGTTGGGCatgttgaaaatgaaaatgtagaaataattGCAACATGTAATACTTCAGGGAATGAAAATTTCAATAGTATTCAAGACtctgaaaataattcattaaaaaataatcttaacaCCCAATTGGACAAATCTTTAGAAGAAAAGACTGAATCTCTGGTCGAACATTCCAAAACAACAGAATTGCCTAAAACACACATTGAACAGATTGAGAAGCATTTTAGTGAGGACAATAATGAAATGATACCTATGGAATGTGAGTCATTTTGCAGTGACCAGAATGAATCTGAAATTGAACCATCTGTTAATGCTGATGCTAAACAATTGAATGAAAATTCTGTGGAACACAGTTTCCAAAAGAATATGTCATCTTCTGATCctgtaaaagaaaaagttgaatcTGTATCTCAGCCATCTGAAAGTCCAATAGATACGatagaaaaagccaaaaagcctcGTACACGAAGATCTAGATTTCATTCTCCATCTACAACTTGGTCTCCCAACAAAGACACTGCGCGAGAAAAGAAGCGGTCTCAGTCTCCATCTCCCAGAagagaaactggaaaagaaagcaggaagtCTCAATCACCATCTCCCAAGAAAGAATCTGCAAGAGGACGGAAATCATCTCGTTCTCAGTCCCCAAAAAAGGATAGTGGAAGAGAAAGGAGACCATCTCAGTCTCGATCTCCAAAAAGAGATGGCACTAAGgaaggcaaaagatctgaatcaCTCTCCCCCAAAAGAGATACTTCTAGGGAGAACAGAAGATCTCAGCCAAGAGTGAAAGGTTCCTCCCCAAGAGAAAAATCCAGGTCCCAGAGCGGGGAAAGAGAAAGTGATAGAGATGGGCCAAGGAGAGATCGGGATAGAGAAAGGAGAACCAGAAGATGGTCACGGTCCAGATCTCGTTCTAGATCACCGTCAAGATCTAGAACAAAAAGTAAGAGTTCATCATTTGGTAGAAATGACAGAGACAGTTACTCTCCTCGATGGAAGGAAAGATGGGCAAACGATGGTTGGAGATGTCCACGAGGAAATGAGCGATACAGGAAGAATGACCCAGAGAAACAGAgtgaaaatacaagaaaagaaaaaaatgacgtTTGTCCAGATGCTAGTGATTCAAATTCTGCTGACAAACATAGAAATGACTGTCCCAACTGggtaacagaaaaaataaattctgggcCTGATCCAAGAACCAGAAAtccagaaaagttgaaagattctcattgggaagaaaagagaaatgaaaattcagggAATTCTTGGAATAAAAACTTTGGTTCAGGCTGGAGGTCTAACCGTGGTAGAGGTAACCGTGGCAGAGGCACTTACAGAGGTGGTTTTGCCTATACAGATCAAAATGAAAATAGGTGGCAAAACCGAAAACCCCTCTCAGGGAATTCAAATAGTTCAGGGAATGAGACTTTGAAGTTTGTGGAACAGCAGCCCTATAAACGGAAGAGTGAGCAAGAGTTCTCATTTGATACACCAGCAGATAGGTCGGGATGGACATCTGCATCGAGTTGGGCTGTGAGAAAGACTCTACCAGCAGATGTACAAAACTATTATTCACGTCGAGGGAGGAATTCTTCAGGTCCACAGTCTGGATGGACGAGACAAGAAGAGGAAACAACTGAACAGG atTCTAACCTAAAAGACCAAACAAACCAACAAGGCGATGGTTCTCAGCTACCTATAAATATGATGCAACCACAAATGAATGTAATGCCGCAACAAATGAATGCGCAACACCAGCCTATGAATATCTTCCCATACCCAGTTGGTGTTCATGCTCCTTTGATGAACATCCAGCGTAATCCATTTAATATTCATCCTCAGCTGCCCTTGCATCTGCACACAGGAGTGCCTCTCATGCAAGTAGCTGCTCCTACCAGTGTATCTCAGGGactaccaccacccccacccccacccccaccatcccagCAAGTCGGCTACATTGCTTCACAGCCAGATGGAAAGCAATTGCAG GGTATTCCTAGTGCTTCTCATGTAAGTAATAACATGAGTACGCCAGTCTTGCCTGCTCtgacagcagccccaggaaataCGGGAACAGTTCAGGGACCAAGTTCTGGTAATACTTCGTCATCAAGTCACAGCAAAGCTTCTAATGCTGCTGTAAAATTGGCAGAAAGCAAAGTAAGTGTTACAGTGGAAGCCAGCGCAGATAGCTCGAAGACAGACAAG AAATTGCAAATTCAAGAAAGAGCAGCACAGGAGGTAAAATTGGCCATTAAGccattttatcaaaataaagatATCACCAAGGAAGAATATAAAGAGATTGTACGCAAAGCGGTAGATAAA gtttGTCATAGTAAAAGTGGAGAAGTAAATTCTACTAAAGTAGCAAATCTGGTTAAAGCCTATGtagacaaatacaaatattcaCGGAAGGGAAGCCAAAAGAAAACTCTGGAAGAAACTGTTTCTACTGATAAAAACATAGGCTGA